From a single Brassica rapa cultivar Chiifu-401-42 chromosome A01, CAAS_Brap_v3.01, whole genome shotgun sequence genomic region:
- the LOC103869692 gene encoding LOW QUALITY PROTEIN: uncharacterized protein LOC103869692 (The sequence of the model RefSeq protein was modified relative to this genomic sequence to represent the inferred CDS: inserted 1 base in 1 codon) — translation MIMMMSLPKMKISCLHPQVHLSSSSLLAATEVLPSLSIRNRTSYLVRCVSARRRRLTSKSIRSLEKAQPLGLEKXAYALVSGVSVSLVMALVLGADAERAMALGPEGPLMEEFWDNVRRYGLYALTVSTGALSAVFEPIFELLKNQFSAVLILIILGGSFYILSQVVSSMVGVNEFVYEYGY, via the exons ATGATTATGATGATGTCTCTCCCCAAAATGAAAATATCTTGTCTGCATCCTCAAGTTCATTTGAGCAGTAGCAGTTTATTAGCAGCCACTGAGGTGCTTCCGAGCTTAAGCATAAGGAACAGAACATCATATCTCGTTCGGTGCGTAtcagcaagaagaagaagattaacGTCGAAAAGTATCAGAAGCCTTGAAAAGGCACAACCTTTGGGTCTGGAGA AAGCATATGCGCTTGTGAGTGGTGTCTCTGTAAGCTTGGTGATGGCGTTGGTATTGGGAGCGGATGCAGAGAGGGCGATGGCATTAGGTCCGGAAGGTCCTTTGATGGAAGAGTTTTGGGACAACGTGAGAAGGTACGGTCTTTACGCTCTCACCGTCAGCACGGGAGCACTCTCCGCGGTCTTTGAGCCCATCTTCGAACTCCTCAAGAACCAATTCTCCGCCGTTCTCATCTTGATCATCTTAGGTGGAAGCTTCTATATCCTCTCCCAAGTTGTCTCATCCATGGTTGGTGTCAACGAATTCGTTTACGAATACGGATATTGA